The Myripristis murdjan chromosome 6, fMyrMur1.1, whole genome shotgun sequence sequence CTGCTTCAACACACTCACCTttaaatggacacacacatacacactctgcaTTACATCCGTTtataatgttaaatattttaTCTTGGAATGGTACTACAGAATGATAGGGAGTTGTGATGTTTTCCTTTAGATGTACTGAGACCTGTCATATAGCCTACAGATAGCAAAACACGTCCTAACTTGTGTCGTTAGGAGAGAAGCCCTTTCTCCTGACGGCTTCTTCAACATTTAACATCTGCTTGATGTGCTCAAGGTCTAATAATAATccaagtttattttttgtacaACATTCGACACCAGGTGCCATGTCTCCCAGTTAAAAACTCCAGCTACGCATTCAGTAGGAATTTGTGGTGATGTTGCACTTGTGAtggtttttaaatttaaatatgcaTCCGACAGGTGCATCCTGGTTTGGACGGGGGAACTGGTTTTCTCTCAAAGCACAAATTAAACTTTACAAGTACAAATAAAAATTCCAGAGCCCATTCAGGAGTTTTCAGGATCAGGACTGTTTTGCAGAACTGTTTGAGAGGCGCAAGTGAGTTTAAGATTTTAAGGAAATTAATATTTCACTTCATGTTAATGTAAAgggctgaaaaaagaaaaccaataTGGAAAGGCCTGGGGCTGAATAAGACAACTAGTACAGAATGTACCAACCCACAGGAATGTATAGTGATGATGCATAAGCTAGAACTGGGTAAGAATATGATATATATTATGTTATAGTATCAACCTTGATAGTTAAATTTTCTATTAGTCTTATGCAACATGCGAAAGTTTGATGGTGTTTGACCCCTGGCAGATCGCAAAACGAAATGTGTCAACACAAACTGGGATAATTCTTGCAAGAAAAGGTAGGTAAGGAAAGCCACAAACTCTGAATCCTTTACTTAGGTTTTTTTCACCATCAACCAACATTTCAGGAAGAGTCTTCAGGGTTTCATGAGAAGGCTCTGCCAAAGTCACTGGTTAACGATGCAATAAACCTGAGTAAAGGAATGAGTTTGCAGCTTCTCCTTTGTTTCCAAACAACTGCATCTGCTCCATGGCCTGCAGATCTTGTTAGGTGTCCATCCTTactaaaaaggttttaaaacaTATACTAACCAAAACTTAATTCTATTAAATTACTTCAAAGGCCTTGAATTTACAACATTCAGTTTCAAACACACCCTGGTAACGACTGCGTCAGAGAGCACAAAGAAACAGTGTACTATCGACAGTGTAATTAAAAGACAGTCGTGCTGAATTCCCAGTGGTGAGCTGACTGGGACACTTGCTGGCATAGGAAACCCCACAGCTGGAGCCCACAGATCCCTAAGGCTGGCAAGCGGATGGTAAACAGCCCCTGTGCCCCTCCTGACTACGAAACCGCCCTGCTGGCAACCGCAGAAAGATGTTACACTGCTGCACAGAGATGGAAAATCTGTTTTCCAACAGTTTGGTGGACGTATATACATACAGATAGGGCTTAAGAAAGCTGAGACCCTGGTGAGGATGTCATCAAGGGAGAAAACACCGCAGCTCCACAACAGGAGACTGGCTTTGTGGACTTTGTGGACCTGGGGTGATTTTACAGGGGAACGGGTGGATTTTTCTGGATCCTATTTTTCAACACACTGAAAGAGCACTCAAGTGGATGTGCTCCTGTCATCAAGGGAGACAACTTAAGGAGAGAGTTATTTcaaatgtttacttttttttttttttttttttttacataccaGATATTACTATTTCAAAAGGCGTAAGGGTTAGCCTTAGACAGTGACTGATCTGTTTTGATCAATAATAACactgaagtaactgcattttctacatccaacTGATATTTTTATGCTGCTTTTTGAAGAATGTTCAGTTTCCACTGTtgttaaacttaaaataagcgTGAACCCATAGTCAAATCGTACAGATATCCGGCATAAATATCGAAGTATGAACATTTTGCCCATATATATAGTTCATCCCTACTTGCCACTTTTGCAAATGTGCTGCTAATTAAGGCAGCACATGTATGCCTATGTAATTTAGATAATTACATTTATACAATAACAACATTGGCGGGGGGAAAAGACATTATTTCGGAGTTGGTTCTTCAAGTTTTTAGCTCTTAATACATGAAATATCCGCTTGTGTTTGGTCAGCCGGTTAGCAGTGATTGTCAAAGTGctagctaatgctaatgctaacgtcAGGCAAGCTGCAGTTAGCTAACACCTAGCTAGGCAGGCTACGTCCACCTACCTACCCAGCTATATGACACAACACCTCCACttttcagtaataaaaaaaacaaccgcTGCTTTATTTATCGACACATTAACAAACGATAATACTCACAGAAGTCGCTAGTCTGTCAGAATGATTCAGGCTCCGCGTCCGCACACTGCTCAGCACACCGCCGCTCCACTACAGGGAACCCGCAGGACAGGGGCTGGACACGCCCACAGCTCGCAGCTTATTGGTCCAGCCTCAGCGGCACGTCAGCGAATCTCGATTTCCATTGGACGAGcctgctgtcagtcagagcCGAGCCCGCCACCTTCGCTCGCACGAGCTGCACTGACTTTGGCTGATGCAATGAAAAAGGAACCGGCGTCAataaatttatttgtttgttttatcctcTTATCGGTGCCTGTGCCGATGATGAGACGCGAAATAAATTCtaaattaattttgtgtttttcacccGGTTACAGGCTGTAGCTGCTGTCTATGTTTGGTTCCCCCTGATATTGAATGATCATGAGTTGCATCATCTATTTGGTGTCAGTTTTCTCAGATTAAAACTTAAACTAAGCATATGTTGCTTTGTCGTAAGGGGAATTCCATTGCTGATAATCGCGTTCACACATTTTAACTTGTCCTGCGGCTGCCATGATGTCAGTAATATGTTAGTAGTTTTTATGCCACGCATGAAGCTTCGCCTACTAAGGCGGAACTGTTTTTCCGTTTCCGTGTTTCCGACGGGACACATCACGAGCTGGATCGATTGAGAAAACAGCGCAGCTTTTTACCTACACGTGGGTTTTAGTTATTAAAGTGCACGTTGCTGTGCATCAACATGCCGACTGACAACAAAAGAGTACGCCGGCCGGAGGTGTCGCAGAGCCCGTCCGTGTTTGCGTGCAGGCCGGCGGCCGTGCTCCCGGCGGCCGGGCCCCGGGCGGACGGCCGGCGGCGGGACCAGGTGGATGTCCGGCCCGTGTTCGTCCGCTGCGGGCTCGTCAGCCAGGCCAAAGGCTCCGCGTACATAGAGGCAGGGAACAGCAAGCTGATGTGCTGCGTGTACGGCCCCAGAGAGACGGACAGGAAAGACGAGACCGATATGAAATGCGGAAGGTACTGAGCCCAGTTTTAAATCATGTGAAGTGTGAAGTTCTCTTAATTTACTGTGATGCCTCCTGTAAGAAGGGCTGCAGCGCTGTCAATAGTTAATCGATAAAACACTGATCCTGCAAAGTGTCAAAATACTGATGAACAGAGCCCAAACCAGCCAGCAGCCACACTCTGCACTCTCCATTCATAAAgacaaggagaaaaataaatacgaTCCTGCGGCTGgaatattttgcatttcactTGATATATGACATAATAATCAATTCTCCAATTTAGATTTGATTTATATTTCTTATGCATCAGTGTTTTCCTGTGGAGTCGATTTGACCTCCTGATTGCTTTAGCTGTGCAAAATATAAGaagtatcaacattttacacacatttgttttggttgttttggacactgaggagctCTAACATGCCATCCGAAAACTTCCCTCTGCCCCAGGGCCCTAACagaacataaccacacctgtagtaacatatcCACACCTGTAGCTGTGTGTGAACCAGTCCAGTTCATATGACACAAAAAACCTGATTCCCATTAGGACTTTGATGTagattttattataataatttcctggagatttaatTTGTCCAGTTGACCCCAGCTGATAAAAATAGTAAATTTGAAAGTAACAGCAGAGTTGAAAGCCCCTTTTGTCATAAACTgccattttattattgtatattataaaaaatacacaggtAATTGAGGTGTAAATGGTTTACCCTCCATGCCTCTATATGTTACTGTGTCATATTGGGTGTTGCGGATGGACGGTGATGTTGAATTGTTGTATCACTGGTGAGGGAGGACTCTGACAGTCTGCAGATGGTACAGCTTTggctctttctctgtgtgtgtgcaggctgatCACCGACATGCGCTTCGCTCCGTTCTCCTGCCCGGAGAGGGGCTCCTGGATCCAGGGTAGTGAGGAGAAGGACTTGTCCCTGATGCTGCAGGAGAGCCTGCGGCCGGCCGTCTGCCTGCACAGGTACCCCCGCTCTCAGGTGGAGGTCAACGTGATGGTTCTGGAGAACAGCGGCTCCGTCCTGTCCCACGCCATCACCTGCGCCTCCCTCGCCCTGGCCGACGCCGGGATCGAGATGTACGACCTGGTGCTCGGCTGCTCCATCCGCCAGGACGGAGCCTCCTACATGGTCGACCCGACATACCTGGAGGAGAACGGCTGCAGCTCGGGCAGCGAGGACAACCAGGGGCGTCTGACGGTAGCGTTCCTCCCCAGCCTCAACCAGATCTCCGGGCTGCAGTCGGACGGCGAGATGGCTGAGGAGACGCTGACAGCCGGTGTGCGGACTTGCATCGAGGGGTGCTACAAACTTTACCCGGTGATCCAGCAGGCTCTGGCCAAGGCCACACGCAAGgcagcccctcccccctccGAGAGCTGAGACGCTGTCCAGCTCAGCatcacagctcctcctcctggttcACAGGCGTCCTCAGAATCTATTTTTGTATGTCTGCTATGTATTGTTGTAATCAGTTTTGATGAGACATATTtaactgtattgatttttttaaagatactTACAGTAAATAATGTACATAAACAGCACGTTCAATTCCTCGTCCTCATTCTAAGATCAGCAGTTTGGATGCTGAAGCTCCAAAAACAACCCGACATTAACAAGGAAATACAGGGAGGCagaagagagatgaagagaggatCTTCATATTGACAGGACAAATGATAACTGTCGATCaagctatgattttttttttattattataaataaaatcaagaaataaagaaaactaaagaaataaagacaaatgcTCATGGGAAGTCAGCGAAGCCCAAAGTGATGTTCTCAAATTGCATCCTTACTCTGACcagccaacaaaaaaaaaaagcattttcaatCTGGATTGCAGcagttttgactttttgttttcaatttcagtccAAAAGGTCAGGAAAAGTATTGTGTAATAAGAACTCAACAAAATATCATATTGTTTTCACTTAGGACAGCACAGGTGAACACACAATAGGCAatgattttgttattattatgtcagTGATACGACccacaaaccaaacaaatacTTGTTAGCttttgtaaacttttttttattgaaagcaTACATATATTTGATATCAGCTTAGCATTACACAGTCActcataaaaatgcataaatattgGAGTAGTGTCAAGTGTTTCATGCAAA is a genomic window containing:
- the exosc6 gene encoding exosome complex component MTR3, which encodes MPTDNKRVRRPEVSQSPSVFACRPAAVLPAAGPRADGRRRDQVDVRPVFVRCGLVSQAKGSAYIEAGNSKLMCCVYGPRETDRKDETDMKCGRLITDMRFAPFSCPERGSWIQGSEEKDLSLMLQESLRPAVCLHRYPRSQVEVNVMVLENSGSVLSHAITCASLALADAGIEMYDLVLGCSIRQDGASYMVDPTYLEENGCSSGSEDNQGRLTVAFLPSLNQISGLQSDGEMAEETLTAGVRTCIEGCYKLYPVIQQALAKATRKAAPPPSES